In Gadus morhua chromosome 2, gadMor3.0, whole genome shotgun sequence, a single window of DNA contains:
- the tspan10 gene encoding tetraspanin-10 codes for MSGFWASRRPFWPWSRGDATQNESSPLIPKEIQAAVGEPPYGPVGDAEPRYDDTGENQGSSQSDPKTFRPRRRRHRHQRTTGYSFGDHCLKLLVFSSNLLFSVLGMAVLCLGLWGLITKESFAQERIGSIGTDPMLAFVALGSLLGALCLSGCVGALRENGCLLRCFSAAVLALIAAQVLAAIAAFSLQGEVGGYLRSGLLVAMARYQDDLDLRFIVDEIQTGLECCGADDYRDWEVNIYYNCSAPGVLACGVPATCCVAPLENGTVWNSQCGVGAQALDVFSAQSVVFLGGCLGGMARWVERHSAAIGVAGVVVLGVQILTLSAAARLLDTIQWHKAYSRGLPR; via the exons ATGAGTGGATTCTGGGCCTCCAGACGTCCGTTCTGGCCCTGGTCCAGGGGGGACGCGACCCAGAATGAGAGCAGCCCTCTCATCCCGAAG GAGATCCAGGCGGCCGTCGGGGAGCCTCCGTACGGCCCCGTCGGCGACGCAGAGCCCCGGTACGACGACACCGGGGAGAACCAGGGCTCCAGCCAGAGCGACCCCAAGACCTTCaggccccgccgccgccgccaccgccaccagcgCACCACCGGCTACTCCTTCGGCGACCACTGCCTGAAGCTGCTGGTGTTCTCCAGCAACCTGCTGTTCTCCGTGCTGGGCATGGCGGTGCTCTGCCTGGGGCTGTGGGGCCTCATCACCAAGGAGTCCTTCGCCCAGGAGCGCATCGGCAGCATCGGCACCGACCCCATGCTGGCGTTCGTGGCGCTGGGCTCGCTGCTGGGCGCCCTGTGCCTGTCGGGCTGCGTGGGCGCGCTGCGGGAGAACGGCTGCCTGCTGAGGTGCTTCTCGGCCGCCGTGCTGGCGCTGATCGCCGCCCAGGTGCTGGCCGCCATCGCGGCCTTcagcctgcagggggaggtggggggctaCCTGCGCTCCGGCCTGCTCGTCGCCATGGCGCGTTACCAGGACGACCTGGACCTCAGGTTCATCGTGGACGAGATCCAGACCGGCCTGGAGTGCTGCGGCGCCGACGACTACCGCGACTGGGAGGTCAACAT ataTTACAACTGCTCGGCCCCGGGGGTGCTGGCCTGCGGGGTCCCGGCCACCTGCTGCGTGGCCCCCCTGGAGAACGGCACGGTGTGGAACTCCCAGTGCGGCGTGGGGGCCCAGGCGCTGGACGTGTTCTCGGCCCAGAGCGTGGTCTTCCTGGGGGGCTGCCTGGGGGGCATGGCCCGCTGGGTGGAGCGCCACTCGGCCGCCATCGGCGTGGCGggcgtggtggtgctgggggtccaGATCCTCACGCTGTCGGCCGCCGCGCGCCTCCTGGACACCATCCAGTGGCACAAGGCCTACAGCCGGGGGCTCCCccgctga
- the LOC115556772 gene encoding cytochrome P450 2K1-like: MHTVSKENDQVLEELSSMIGSRQVKVEDRKNLPYTDAVIHETQRLANVLPMSLPHTTSQDVTFQGYFIKQDTVLYPLLTSVLWDETEWESPLSFNPSHFLDEDGKFVKRDAFLPLLQVAGRVLVRVWPGWSSFSSSPPSFNASVSLLHLE; this comes from the exons ATGCATACAGTTTCTAAAGAAAATG ACCAGGTACTGGAGGAGCTGAGCAGCATGATAGGGAGTCGGCAGGTCAAGGTAGAGGACAGGAAGAACCTCCCCTACACTGATGCTGTCATCCATGAGACCCAGAGACTGGCCAACGTCCTTCCCATGTCACTCCCTCACACCACCAGCCAAGACGTCACCTTCCAAGGCTACTTCATTAAGCAG GACACCGTATTGTACCCTCTCCTAACGTCTGTGTTGTGGGATGAGACTGAATGGGAGAGTCCGCTCAGCTTTAATCCTTCCCACTTCCTGGATGAGGATGGGAAGTTCGTCAAGAGAGATGCCTTCCTGCCTCTTCTGCAG GTCGCAGGGCGTGTGTTGGTGAGAGTCTGGCCAGGATGGAGCTCTTTCTCTTCTTCACCACCCTCCTTCAACGCTTCCGTTTCACTCCTCCACCTGGAGTGA
- the ccdc137 gene encoding coiled-coil domain-containing protein 137 — MGKKRRGKAHDGADPPGKLRPSKSGEEKPVGTPAGDQDDHFNQIPFRLREIIKSKELMKKGKPKAKKIKAAIPLATTEESLIEEIAVPHFKRKKDESKKAYLGRMNTETDHVMFLTKNQVERKPELEEETKEKPEAKVKSEKKMEYNQSRLNRLHQKKLNRQEKEMEKNMFIDKVKFGEVAMEPPTFTAQPRKAPAAKNAVSKGLLLNSLLGQDVVSTVSPSMARKRIMEEERVRVVEAYRHLKRQKQRKQELRDASLKTLKNL; from the exons ATGGGAAAGAAGCGACGTGGAAAGGCTCACGATGGGGCAGATCCGCCCGGGAAGCTCCGACCTTCTAAGAG TGGTGAGGAGAAGCCAGTCGGGACCCCCGCTGGGGACCAGGACGACCACTTCAACCAGATCCCCTTCCGGCTCCGCGAGATCATCAAGAGCAAGGAGTTGATGAAGAAGGGGAAACCGAAAGCTAAGAAAATTAAAG CTGCCATTCCCTTAGCCACGACGGAGGAATCTCTAATCGAAGAGATCGCTGTCCCGCACTTCAAGAGGAAGAAGGATGAGAGTAAGAAGGCGTACCTGGGCCGcatgaacacagagacagaccacgtCATGTTCCTCACCAAGAACCAGGTGGAGAGGAAaccagagctggaggaggagacgaaggAGAAGCCCGAAGCCAAGGTCAAGTCTGAGAAGAAGATGGA GTACAATCAATCCCGATTGAACCGACTGCATCAGAAGAAACTCAACCgacaggagaaggagatggagaagaacaTGTTCATAG ACAAGGTGAAGTTCGGGGAGGTTGCGATGGAACCCCCCACGTTCACCGCCCAACCCCGGAAGGCCCCAGCAGCCAAG aaCGCGGTTTCCAAGGGTCTGCTGCTGAACTCGCTGCTGGGCCAGGATGTGGTGTCCACCGTCTCGCCCTCCATGGCCCGGAAGAGGATCATGGAGGAGGAGCGCGTCCGTGTGGTGGAGGCGTACCGCCACCTCAAGAGGCAGAAGCAGCGCAAGCAGGAGCTCAGGGACGCCTCGCTAAAGACCCTGAAGAACCTGtaa
- the LOC115556692 gene encoding G-protein coupled receptor family C group 5 member C-like — protein MTSGVPRGCGAGVKPLYFNLCDLDAAWGVAVEAVAAAGALTSFVLLVFLLGVWPLVGDQQRRRMLHLLVAFTLCTLGLFGLALAFVVGRDSTTCAARRFLFGVLFAGCLACLVTHGLWLALLGGGSAGGGRGPRGWLLGLGGLALWLVEVMVNAEWLIITLLRSPLSPPAVTPDLSCSIANQDFVTALVYVMALLLAAVATAVAALAQKDGRWRRDGALLLSTGLLTAALWAAWIGMYVYGNGALGRGDWDDPTVAVALVANGWAFLLTYVVPETWLLDPGQGGGEEEDSDAEHAVYPGRSALDYGPDRTPAVHNLYMDNAAFSMEEPKGEEPLPEAPPAPEGPRPGHLRRGVYQPTEMALIHKGLTYTDFHKNAGTMASAPAMNKETPSPSLAWPLPPPSVLRHADSGNALNRKPLW, from the exons ATGACCTCCGGCGTGCCCAGAGGCTGCGGCGCCGGCGTCAAACCGCTCTACTTCAACCTGTGTGACCTGGACGCCGCCTGgggcgtggcggtggaggcggtggcggcCGCCGGCGCGCTGACCTCCTTCGTCCTGCTCGTCTTCCTCCTGGGCGTCTGGCCCCTGGTGGGCGACCAGCAGCGGCGTCGCATGCTGCACCTGCTGGTCGCCTTCACCCTGTGCACCCTGGGGCTCTTCGGCCTGGCGCTCGCCTTCGTCGTGGGGCGGGACTCGACCACCTGCGCCGCGCGGCGCTTCCTCTTCGGCGTGCTGTTCGCCGGGTGCCTGGCCTGCCTGGTGACGCACGGCCTGTGGCTGGCGCTGCTGGGCGGGGGGTCcgcgggggggggccgggggccccgGGGCTGGCTGCTCGGCCTGGGGGGCCTGGCCCTCTggctggtggaggtgatggtgaaCGCCGAGTGGCTGATCATCACCCTGCTGCGCTCCCCGCTCTCGCCCCCCGCCGTCACGCCCGACCTGTCCTGCAGCATCGCCAACCAGGACTTTGTGACGGCGCTGGTCTACGTGATGGCGCTGCTGCTGGCCGCCGTGGCGACGGCCGTGGCGGCGCTGGCGCAGAAGGACGGGCGGTGGCGTCGGGACGGCGCCCTGCTCCTGTCGACGGGGCTGCTCACCGCGGCCCTCTGGGCGGCCTGGATCGGGATGTACGTCTACGGGAACGGGGCGCTGGGCCGCGGCGACTGGGACGACCCCACCGTGGCCGTCGCCCTGGTGGCCAACGGCTGGGCGTTCCTGCTGACCTACGTGGTCCCGGAGACCTGGCTGCTGGACCCCGGGCAGGGgggcggcgaggaggaggactcgGACGCGGAGCACGCCGTGTACCCGGGGCGCAGCGCTCTGGACTACGGACCCGACCGGACCCCTGCCGTCCACAACCTGTACATGGACAACGCCGCCTTCTCCATGGAGGAGCCCAAAGGGGAAG AGCCGCTCCCGGAGGCGCCGCCGGCCCCGGAGGGCCCCCGACCGGGGCACCTGCGGCGGGGGGTGTACCAGCCCACGGAGATGGCCCTGATCCACAAGGGCCTGACCTAC ACCGACTTTCACAAGAACGCAGGAACGATGGCCTCCGCCCCCGCTATGAACAAGGAGACCCCCAGCCCGAGCTTAGCTtggcccctccctcctccttctgtgcTGCGGCATGCTGACAGC GGCAACGCTTTGAACAGGAAGCCGTTGTGGTGA